The window TATGGCGGATTGCATGGAATCGGTGATTTTATCGGCATACAAAATCGCCACGCCGTTCACATTCCGCGCCGCACGTCCGATGGTTTGAATCAGGCTGCGGTGCGAGCGCAAAAAGCCTTCCTTATCCGCATCCAAAATCGCCACCAGTGACACTTCGGGAATGTCCAAGCCTTCGCGCAGCAGGTTAATCCCCACCAGCACATCAAATACACCCAAACGCAAATCGCGAATAATTTCAACCCGTTCCACCGTATCAATATCGCTGTGCAAATAGCGCACTTTCACGCCCAACTCGCCGTAATATTCGGTAAGCTGTTCCGCCATGCATTTGGTTAAAGTGGTTACCAACACGCGCTCGCCCTTGTCGCTGCGGGCGCGGATTTCCGCCAGTAAATCATCAACCTGTGTGGCAACGGGACGGACAATAATTTGCGGGTCGAGCAAACCTGTGGGGCGCACGACTTGTTCCACCACCTGACTGGCGTGTTCGGCTTCGTATTGCGCGGGCGTGGCGGAAACAAACACGGTTTGCGGCATAATCCGTTCAAATTCATGGAATTTTAGCGGACGGTTATCACGCGCAGACGGCAGCCTGAAACCGTAATCCACCAAATTTTGTTTACGCGCGGCATCGCCTTTGTACATCGCGCCGATTTGCGGCACGGTAACATGGCTTTCATCAATAAACATCAAGGCGTTACGCGGCAGATAATCCAGCAGCGTGGGCGGCGGTTCGCCTTCCGCCTTGCCCGAAAAGTGGCGTGAGTAGTTTTCAATGCCTTTGCAAAAACCCATTTCATACAGCATTTCCAAATCAAAACGGGTGCGCTGTTCAATGCGCTGCTGCTCTACGGGGCGATTTTCTTGGGTAAAAAAATCAATGCGTTCACGCAATTCGGCTTTAATGGCTTCGCAGGCGCGTAATACGGTATCGCGCGGGGTAACGTAGTGGCTGGACGGAAACACGGTATAACGCCCGATACGCCGAATCGGGCTGCCTGAAAGCGGGTCAAATAAATCCAAACGTTCAATTTCGTCATCAAACAGGCTGATGCGTAAGGCAATATCGGCGTTTTCGGCGGGGTAAATATCGATGCTGTCGCCGCGCACGCGGAAACTGCCGCGTTTAAAATCCATCTCGCCGCGCTCGTACTGCATGGACACGAGAATTTTAACAATGTCTTCCCGCGCCAAGATATCGCCTTCTTTTACCGACAAAATCATTTGCTGGTATTCGCGCGGGTCGCCGATGCCGTAAATGGCGGACACGGTGGCGATAATGACTACGTCGTTGCGCGTCATCAGGTTTTTGGTGGCGGAAAGGCGCATCTGTTCAATGTGTTCGTTGATGGCGGAATCTTTTTCAATAAACAGGTCGCGACTGGGAACGTAGGCTTCGGGCTGGTAATAATCGTAATAGGAAACAAAGTATTCGACGGCGTTGTCGGGGAAAAATCCGCGCATTTCGGCGTAAAGCTGGGCGGCAAGGGTTTTGTTGTGCGCCATAATAATGGCGGGTCGTCCGCTTTGGGCAATCACGTTTGCCATGGTGTAGGTTTTGCCCGAACCGGTTACGCCGAGCAGGGTTTGCGCCGATAAGCCGTCTGCCAAACCTTCCAATAAGGCGGCAATGGCAGTAGGCTGGTCGCCCGCAGGCGGAAAGGGCTGGTGCAGCACAAACGGGGAATCGGGAAAGTGAAGAATCTGCATAAGGGATAATCAGGGCAAAACGGCGATTATAGTCAAACTTCCGCTTCTTTGCCCTGTGTGAAAATATGTTAAAATTGGCTGTTTTTATTTTCGCGCACGCCGCCTGTAATGGACGAACCGCCGTCATCTTGCCCGATTCACCCTGTGTAAACCCTGCCGTTTGCTTCTTCCTGCGCGGCAGGCGGAGTAAACCATGTCTCACATTTCCAGCCGTATCAACGAAACCGAACGTCTTGCCGCCGATATTGAGCGCATTCACGAACTGGCCGAAACCCTGTTGCCCCACATCGGCGATGCCCCCGAAATCCCCCCCGCCAGCAGCGAAGCCGCCGAGCGTTTGTCTGCCCTAACCGCCATTTTGCACGAGCTGCACCCCGCCGACGTTGCCACTGCGCTGGAACACCTGCCGCAAAAAGAACGCGCCTTAGTGTGGGCGTTGGTCAAGCCCGAAGAAGACGGCGATGTGTTGTTGGAAGTGTCGGAAGCGGTGCGCGAAAGCCTGATTGAAGACATGGACGAAGCCGAGCTGGTGGCAGCGGTGGAAGACATGGAAGCAGACGAGTTGGCAGAACTGGCCGACAGCCTGCCCGACAAAGTCGTTGCCGAAGTGCTGAAAGATTGGGACGACGAAGAACGCGCCCAAGTCCGCGCCGCCATGTCTTACCGCGACGACCAAGTGGGCGCGATTATGGATTTTGAAACCGTCAGCGTGCGTGCTGATGTCAGTTGTGAAGTGGTGTTGCGCTATTTGCGCCGTTTTGACAGCCTGCCCGACCACACCGATAAAATCTTTGTGGTAGATGACCACGATATTTTGCAGGGCGTGCTGCCCATTCGCAAACTGCTGGTATCCGACCCCGATGATTTGGTGGAAAACGTG is drawn from Conchiformibius steedae and contains these coding sequences:
- the uvrB gene encoding excinuclease ABC subunit UvrB, coding for MQILHFPDSPFVLHQPFPPAGDQPTAIAALLEGLADGLSAQTLLGVTGSGKTYTMANVIAQSGRPAIIMAHNKTLAAQLYAEMRGFFPDNAVEYFVSYYDYYQPEAYVPSRDLFIEKDSAINEHIEQMRLSATKNLMTRNDVVIIATVSAIYGIGDPREYQQMILSVKEGDILAREDIVKILVSMQYERGEMDFKRGSFRVRGDSIDIYPAENADIALRISLFDDEIERLDLFDPLSGSPIRRIGRYTVFPSSHYVTPRDTVLRACEAIKAELRERIDFFTQENRPVEQQRIEQRTRFDLEMLYEMGFCKGIENYSRHFSGKAEGEPPPTLLDYLPRNALMFIDESHVTVPQIGAMYKGDAARKQNLVDYGFRLPSARDNRPLKFHEFERIMPQTVFVSATPAQYEAEHASQVVEQVVRPTGLLDPQIIVRPVATQVDDLLAEIRARSDKGERVLVTTLTKCMAEQLTEYYGELGVKVRYLHSDIDTVERVEIIRDLRLGVFDVLVGINLLREGLDIPEVSLVAILDADKEGFLRSHRSLIQTIGRAARNVNGVAILYADKITDSMQSAIDETERRRDKQKAFNQAHGITPQQINKQIKDLIDGVYHDDAPAKNCADPLSGKVISEDDALKEMARLEKAMQQAARDLQFEEAAVLRDQIHALRDRILLEKG